ATTTGCAGATTTACTATGGTCTGCTTATTCTGCACAATGATAAGCCATACACAACAAATCAGATGAATGACGATGAAAAAGCTTTTTTTGAAAAACTGATCGATTAAAAAAAACCGGAAAGCAAATTTGCTTTCCGGTTTTTTTATACCATTTTACTTTTCTTTATTTTTTTCTCATCATATTGCCTGCGGATCGTTACAAATCTATAGGCGTTAACAACAATGGCTTTACCTACTGCATACGTCGGAACAGCCATGATCAGCCCAAGCAGACCACCAAAGCTTCCAGCAACTAGCAGCAGGAAAATGATTGTAAGAGGATGAACCTGCAGTTTTTTCCCCATAACCTGAGGGGAAATCAGGTTACTTTCAATCTGCTGGGCAGCGATCACCACGACAATAACCAGTAAAGCGGTCAGTGGAGATTGGATAAAACCTACAATCACAGCCGGGATGGTACCGATAAACGGTCCTACAAACGGAATCACGTTTGTCAGCATCGCGACAAGTGCCAAAACAATCGTATATTCCAGCCCGATGATTAAGTATCCAATATACAGCAGAACACCTACACAGAAGCTGACAATTAACTGTCCCTGAATGTAGGAGCTTAAGGCAATATCCATATCCTGCAGCACTTTTCTGCCTTCCGGACGGAACTCTTCAGGAGTGAAGCGTAAAAACTGTTCCGGAAGCTTTTGTCCATCCTTCAGCATATAAAACAGAACAAAAGGAATGGTCACAATGACAATGGCAATATTGGTAATGACACCAATGAAAGACATTAGATTCGAGCCTATAGAAGATAGGGTTCCCTGAAGATAATCCGCAACCTGTTCTGTGATATCCTGAATAGAAAAATCCTGCTGTTCCTGCAAATTTTTAAACCATTCAGACTGAATAAGGTTCATGACCACCCCTGACAGTTCATTGAAAATGGTCGGTATGTTTTCCACAAGCGCATTAAATTGTCTCGATAGCGGTGGACCAATCAGGAATACGGCTCCAACGATCAACCCTATTCCCGCGAGATAGATAAGTAAAATCGCAATTCCCCTCGGTATGTATTTTGCTACAAAAGCCACGATCGGCCTGAGAAGATAGTATAGTACACCTGCTATAGCAATTGGGGCGAACAATGTAGTGACAATTACTACAATGGGTGTAAAAATAAAATCTACAAGATTTGCAAGATAAATGATGACCAGGATCGTGATTAAACCAAAACCGAACCTGAACCATTTTGACTTCGCCAATTCGTTCAAACTGTTTCCCTCCTATGTATGATTGTCATTATCATACATCAGGAGAAAGAATGATGCGAATAAAATATATGAAACTTTCGATATCTTTTTGCGTAAAAGGAAGAGGAGGGATGAACAATGCCAAAATTTTTATCAAGAATAAAATTTCTATTCACATTAAAAAAATCATTTCCGTTTTTTAAAGACTATTTTACCTCACAACACGTTCACCCTATAAAAAAATTGATCCCGGCCGGACTGGTTGTCACATATCTATTACTTCCAGTTGATCTGCTACCGGACTATTTCGGCCTATTCGGTTTAACAGATGATTTGGCTATTGTGACATTTTTGCTCCAGTTAACAGTCAAGATGGCCCCTGAAGAGCTAGCTGTAAAGCACAGACTGCTGAAATAATAGTCAATGAGAAAAAAAAGGAATTTAATCCTCTGAATGTGTTTGACATTTAATTCGAAGGATGTATAATAAGGATAACAAGTCAATAGCAATAATACCTGCATGATAAGATTCACATATTACAAAGAGTGATCGGAAAGCACGGTACTTTTTGTAATATGTGAATTTTTCTTTTGTGGTAAGTTTGCATATTGTCAATTTATTTTTTGGAGGTTTTTCATAATGAAAACTGGTACAGTAAAATGGTTTAACGCAGAAAAAGGTTTTGGATTCATCGAAGTTGAAGGAGAAAACGACGTATTCGTACACTTCTCAGCAATCACTGGCGAAGGCTTCAAGTCTCTTGACGAAGGCCAGCAGGTAGAATTCGAAGTGGTTGAAGGCAACCGCGGACCACAAGCTGCTAACGTTGTAAAACTGTAATTGTTGATATAAAAACCGCTCTGCTCCGGCAGTGCGGTTTTTTTATGTGCTCTGGTTAAACCTTCACCCTGCCTATACACGCTTTCACCAGTTGAATACACTATTCAAAAGGGGGCAGAGGTGTATGGATAAAAAAGCAAAGGTCGAGAAAAAGGAAGAGTTACAGGAAAGAACACATCCGTTTGATTCCTTTTGGGATTTCAGAAAACAAAAAGCAGAAGCTGAAAAAAAAGAAGAGATACCTGAAAATAAAAAACCATTCTGGTGGTAAACCATCAAACCTGCTATTCTTCGAGCAGGTTTTTTTATGATTAAATTTAATTTATTCAGGGAAAAGGGAGGTGTATACAAAAGGAGTGAATTCGGGATGAATGAAACAAAAAAAGAACAGGAAAATTTCTACTTTAATCTTCGTCATAAGATGGATCATTTCCTGAAATCCAAAACAGGCCGCAATCACAAATATGCAAAATATCTGCTCTTTGCCCCGGATATTTTCTATCTTCTTATTCAGGTAGTTAGGGACCCGCGCGTGTCAGGTAAAGACAAAGCCATGGTGGCAGGTGCCATCAGTTATTTTATATTGCCTGTGGATCTGATTCCTGAAGGGTTAATCGGTCCGGGAGGGTTTATTGATGATCTGGTAGTCGCATCATTTATTCTGCAGACGATCGTTAATAATCTGTCTCCGGATATTATTCGTGATCACTGGGCTGGAGATGAAGACGGGCTCGCTATTATTAATAAACTCGCAGCGCTCTCTGATAAAGTACTGAAAAAAGGAACACTGCCAGCTCTGTTGAAAAAATTTCAAAAATAATCATAAAAAAAGACTGCCCGTAAAGGCAGTCTTTATTTACTGTGCTACTCGTTCTTTATTCCATTCAAGAAACTCATCGTACGTTAATTGCTTATCCATGATTTTACCGTCCGTGATATCGATAATCCGGTTCGCAATCGTCTGAACGAACTGATGGTCATGAGACGTAAAAATCATCGCACCTTTGAAATTGATTAATCCATTGTTTAACGCGGTAATGGATTCAAGGTCAAGGTGGTTGGTCGGTTCATCCAGCAGAAGTACGTTCGCTTTTTTCAGCATCATGCGGGAGAGCATGCAGCGTACTTTTTCTCCTCCGGACAGGACTGAAGGCTTTTTGCGCACTTCTTCACCTGAAAACAGCATTCTTCCAAGGAATCCTCGCAGGAATGTTTCACTTTCATCATCAGGGCTGTATTGACGTAACCAGTCCACAAGATCAGACTCCTGACCCTGGAAATACTCTGAATTATCATGCGGGAAGTAGGACTGTGATGTCGTTACACCCCATTTGAAGCTTCCGCTGTCAGGTTCAATTTCACCCATCAGAATACGCATGAGTGTCGTTTTAGCAATTTCATCTGTTCCGACAAGCGCAATTTTATCGTCTTTATTCATCGTGAAGCTGACATTATCAAGTACCTTTACGCCATCGATCGTTTTGCTGATATCTTTTACCTGTAATACATCATTACCAATTTCACGTTCCAATTCAAAATTCACGAACGGATACTTACGGGAAGATGGTTTAATATCATCCAGGCTGATTTTATCAAGCATTTTCTTACGTGATGTTGCCTGCTTTGATTTAGAGGCATTGGCGCTGAATCGTGCAATAAATGCCTGAAGCTCCTTGATCTTTTCTTCTTTTTTACGGTTCTGATCAGACATCATTCTCTGAGCAAGCTGACTTGATTCATACCAGAAGTCGTAGTTTCCGACATAGATCTGAATTTTACTGAAATCAAGATCCGCAATATGCGTACAAACCGTATTCAGGAAGTGACGGTCGTGAGATACAACAATAACAGTGTTCTCAAAATTGATCAGGAAATCTTCAAGCCATTGAATCGCCTGGATATCAAGCCCGTTTGTCGGCTCGTCAAGTAATAGAACGTCAGGCTTACCAAAAAGAGCCTGCGCAAGAAGAACTTTAACCTTTTCAGATCCGGTCAGTTCAACCATCTTTTTATTAAAGCTGTCTTCACCGATACCAAGACCCTGAAGAAGGATAGCAGCTTCTGATTCTGCTTCCCATCCATTCAGTTCAGCAAATTCACCTTCAAGTTCAGCGGCTTTAATGCCGTCCTCGTCTGTGAAATCCTCTTTCATATAGATCGCGTTTTTCTCCTGCATGACTTCATACAGGCGTGCGTGACCCATTAACACGACATTCAGTACTTCTTCTTCTTCGTATTCAAAATGGTTCTGTTTCAGGACAGCTAATCGTTCATTCGGTCCCATTGAAACGTTACCCGTCTGAGATTCAATTTCACCTGATAAAATCTTCAGGAAAGTGGATTTTCCGGCACCGTTGGCTCCAATTAACCCGTAACAGTTCCCTGGTGTAAATTTAATATTAACATCTTCAAACAGCTTGCGGTCTCCAAAGCGGAGACTGACATCTGATACTTGTATCATTGCTTTATCCCTCCATGCAAAACATATCAATACATTATAGCACTTATTAAAGAGAAGTGGAAAATGATTTCTGACACTACCCGATTTTAAATATTTTTAATTCGAGATAATTTACGTTAAGATGATGAAAGATACGCAAATGAATGGAAAGGTGGAGTAAAGCATGCATCATATTTATAAAGAAGGATCTACAAAAAAACCGGTTCTGCTGTTATTGCACGGAACAGGCGGCACAGAACAGGATCTTCTTCCGATCGCACAGATGATTGATCCTGAAGCTTCCGTTCTGAGTGTAAGAGGAAATGTGTCTGAAAACGGGATGCCAAGATTCTTCAGAAGAATCCGAGAAGGGGTTTTTGATATTGAAGATTTGAAAGCAAGAACGGTAGAGTTACATGAATTTATAGGTGAGGCAGCAGAGAAATACGGATTTGACAGAAATAATGTACTGGCGATCGGGTATTCAAACGGTGCCAACATTGCAGGCAGCCTGCTGTTCCATTACAGTGACTCACTTAAAGGAGCGATTCTTCATCATCCAATGGTTCCGCTGCGCGACCATACGCTGCCTCCGTTAACAGATGTACCTGTTTTTATCGGAGCGAGTAAAAACGATCCAATCTGTCCACCGGAAGAAACAACAGACCTTGATGCACTGCTTTCAGAAGCCGGAGCGAATGTGAAGGTTAAGTGGTATGAGAGAGGGCATCAGTTAACAGAAGAAGAAGTAATCGATGCGAAAAAGTGGTATGACTCAAACGCGTAACAACTGTTAAGATGACTACTGACCATCGAAACGGTTGCTGAAGGAGATTTCAGACAGCGTTGCAAAATAAAGCCTGCATTCCGCAGGCTTTTCCTGTATAATCATAACCAAACATATGATCGTATAAGGAGGTTTTGGCATGAGTAAACATAATCCGAAGAAATTCGCATTGAATATGAGTGCATCGCAGTTTACGAAATTTTATATCCTTCATCTGCTGTCAATTCGTCACTCCGGGATGATCAGCGAACATTTTAAAGCTGAATTCAGAAAGATCGGCGGTAATTGGGAGCCTGCACCGAGTACACTTCTTGATGCGCTTCATGATATGACAGAAGAAGGGCTTCTTCACCGTACCGATGACTATAAGTCACATGAGAAAAGGCGTCAGAAGGTATACTGGTACCGTTTAACAGATCAGGGGAAAGAAGAGTTCTCACTGATGAAAAAGCAGTTTCTGCCGCTTTTTGAAGAACAGAAACGGATTATCGAAAACATATTGCAGACAGTATTTAAGTAAAAACGGGCCCCTGTTTGCGGGACCCGTTTTTTTAAACGTGAGTTAAGGTTTCTTTAGAAAAGAATGTTTCACCGATCTTTTTTGCAGCCTCAGTCAGCTTTCCTTCATTTTGCACTAAAGCAATCCGGACATATCCCTCGCCTGAAGGACCAAAAGCATGCCCGGGAGTAATCACGACATGACATTCATCCATGACGGAGAGCGCGAAATTCATTGAAGTCATATTAGAAGGAACCGGCGCCCACATGAACATCCCGCCTTCAGGTGAAGGAATATCCCAGCCGTATTGTGCAGCGGTTTGGACAAATGCATCACGACGCTTCTGATAGATCTCACGTGACTGAGCGCAAAAAGCCTGGCCCTCAAGCAGCGCTAAAATGCCTGCCTCCTGCATCGGACGAAAAACACCGTAGTCAAGATTGGATTTCATGCGGTTAAACTGCCTGATGATCTCTGCATTTCCGGCAAGATAACCAATACGTCCTCCGGCAAGGTTAAAACTTTTTGATAAGGAATTCGTTTCAACACCGACTTCCATTGCACCTTCCATTTGTAAAAAGGAGATCGGCTTTTTCCCATCGAAGTATAACTCTCCGTAAGCGAAATCATGAATAATTAGGATGTTATATCGCTTAGCAAAAGCGATTGCCTGCTGATAAAATGCTTCTGTCGCCTGAACCGGGACAGGATTACCGGGGAAATTCAAAATCATCATAGACGTTTTTTCAGCCACTTCTTCAGGAATGGTCTTCAAATCCGGAAGAAATCCGTTCTCTTTCTTAAGCGGCATATAGTAGGGAACTGATTCAGCCATCGCAATACCTGCATCATAAGCCGTATAACCCGGATCCGGAACGAGCACATAATCACCGGGGTTTGAAAACACCATTGGAATATGTACCAGTGCATCCTGTGATCCCATAGATAAAAGAACTTCTGTATCAGCATTCAGACTGATTTGATAGTTTTGTTTGTAATAGGTTGCAACGGCCTGATTAAATTCTTTGATTCCAGTCAGTGTATAACCGTAAGCCTCGTCATCACGAACCGCTTTTGATAAGGCATCTTTAATAAAATCAGGAGGCGACAGATCCGGGCTGCCGATACTTAAATCGATCATGCTGCAGCCTTGTGCGATCTTTTGTGTTTTATAGGCAGACAATTCACTGAAAATCAGCGGCTGAAAGCCTTTCATACGATTTGCGAGAGAAATTTTCATCTCCTGATTCCTCACTTTCATGCTTTAATCTTCAACATTGTACCAAAAAGTGAGACAATAGAAAATGAATGGCCACCTTATTCGCGGGATAACCTGTACATAACTACAGGTTCATGATAAATTTAATCAGTTATTGAAAACAGGAGGAAGTTATAAAATGAATGAACAGGAATCAATTGGCGGAACGGTTCAGACACTCACAGTCGCGTCTGAAGCCCCGTTTGGCTTTTATTTAACAAGAGGAACGGAAGAATATCCTTTAAACGCATCAGAAATTCATGAAGAAGTAACAGTCGGAGATACGAGAGAATTTTTCCTGTATCCTGACCGAAGAGGACGGATCACTGCTTCCACGCTCATTCCGGAAATCAGAAAAGGCGTATATGGCTGGGCTAAAGTCATAAAAGTAAACGAACGTGACGGAGCGGCACTTGATATCGGCATTTCCCGTGAAGTAA
The nucleotide sequence above comes from Jeotgalibacillus aurantiacus. Encoded proteins:
- a CDS encoding AI-2E family transporter gives rise to the protein MNELAKSKWFRFGFGLITILVIIYLANLVDFIFTPIVVIVTTLFAPIAIAGVLYYLLRPIVAFVAKYIPRGIAILLIYLAGIGLIVGAVFLIGPPLSRQFNALVENIPTIFNELSGVVMNLIQSEWFKNLQEQQDFSIQDITEQVADYLQGTLSSIGSNLMSFIGVITNIAIVIVTIPFVLFYMLKDGQKLPEQFLRFTPEEFRPEGRKVLQDMDIALSSYIQGQLIVSFCVGVLLYIGYLIIGLEYTIVLALVAMLTNVIPFVGPFIGTIPAVIVGFIQSPLTALLVIVVVIAAQQIESNLISPQVMGKKLQVHPLTIIFLLLVAGSFGGLLGLIMAVPTYAVGKAIVVNAYRFVTIRRQYDEKKIKKSKMV
- a CDS encoding DUF1232 domain-containing protein, with the translated sequence MPKFLSRIKFLFTLKKSFPFFKDYFTSQHVHPIKKLIPAGLVVTYLLLPVDLLPDYFGLFGLTDDLAIVTFLLQLTVKMAPEELAVKHRLLK
- a CDS encoding cold-shock protein encodes the protein MKTGTVKWFNAEKGFGFIEVEGENDVFVHFSAITGEGFKSLDEGQQVEFEVVEGNRGPQAANVVKL
- a CDS encoding YkvA family protein; translation: MNETKKEQENFYFNLRHKMDHFLKSKTGRNHKYAKYLLFAPDIFYLLIQVVRDPRVSGKDKAMVAGAISYFILPVDLIPEGLIGPGGFIDDLVVASFILQTIVNNLSPDIIRDHWAGDEDGLAIINKLAALSDKVLKKGTLPALLKKFQK
- a CDS encoding ABC-F family ATP-binding cassette domain-containing protein, yielding MIQVSDVSLRFGDRKLFEDVNIKFTPGNCYGLIGANGAGKSTFLKILSGEIESQTGNVSMGPNERLAVLKQNHFEYEEEEVLNVVLMGHARLYEVMQEKNAIYMKEDFTDEDGIKAAELEGEFAELNGWEAESEAAILLQGLGIGEDSFNKKMVELTGSEKVKVLLAQALFGKPDVLLLDEPTNGLDIQAIQWLEDFLINFENTVIVVSHDRHFLNTVCTHIADLDFSKIQIYVGNYDFWYESSQLAQRMMSDQNRKKEEKIKELQAFIARFSANASKSKQATSRKKMLDKISLDDIKPSSRKYPFVNFELEREIGNDVLQVKDISKTIDGVKVLDNVSFTMNKDDKIALVGTDEIAKTTLMRILMGEIEPDSGSFKWGVTTSQSYFPHDNSEYFQGQESDLVDWLRQYSPDDESETFLRGFLGRMLFSGEEVRKKPSVLSGGEKVRCMLSRMMLKKANVLLLDEPTNHLDLESITALNNGLINFKGAMIFTSHDHQFVQTIANRIIDITDGKIMDKQLTYDEFLEWNKERVAQ
- a CDS encoding alpha/beta hydrolase, producing MHHIYKEGSTKKPVLLLLHGTGGTEQDLLPIAQMIDPEASVLSVRGNVSENGMPRFFRRIREGVFDIEDLKARTVELHEFIGEAAEKYGFDRNNVLAIGYSNGANIAGSLLFHYSDSLKGAILHHPMVPLRDHTLPPLTDVPVFIGASKNDPICPPEETTDLDALLSEAGANVKVKWYERGHQLTEEEVIDAKKWYDSNA
- a CDS encoding PadR family transcriptional regulator, with protein sequence MSKHNPKKFALNMSASQFTKFYILHLLSIRHSGMISEHFKAEFRKIGGNWEPAPSTLLDALHDMTEEGLLHRTDDYKSHEKRRQKVYWYRLTDQGKEEFSLMKKQFLPLFEEQKRIIENILQTVFK
- a CDS encoding LL-diaminopimelate aminotransferase; the protein is MKISLANRMKGFQPLIFSELSAYKTQKIAQGCSMIDLSIGSPDLSPPDFIKDALSKAVRDDEAYGYTLTGIKEFNQAVATYYKQNYQISLNADTEVLLSMGSQDALVHIPMVFSNPGDYVLVPDPGYTAYDAGIAMAESVPYYMPLKKENGFLPDLKTIPEEVAEKTSMMILNFPGNPVPVQATEAFYQQAIAFAKRYNILIIHDFAYGELYFDGKKPISFLQMEGAMEVGVETNSLSKSFNLAGGRIGYLAGNAEIIRQFNRMKSNLDYGVFRPMQEAGILALLEGQAFCAQSREIYQKRRDAFVQTAAQYGWDIPSPEGGMFMWAPVPSNMTSMNFALSVMDECHVVITPGHAFGPSGEGYVRIALVQNEGKLTEAAKKIGETFFSKETLTHV